Proteins co-encoded in one Arachis stenosperma cultivar V10309 chromosome 7, arast.V10309.gnm1.PFL2, whole genome shotgun sequence genomic window:
- the LOC130940202 gene encoding LOW QUALITY PROTEIN: protein LATERAL ROOT PRIMORDIUM 1 (The sequence of the model RefSeq protein was modified relative to this genomic sequence to represent the inferred CDS: deleted 2 bases in 1 codon): MWPSRSLNYGLAPPDMPPGMVGLRDVFVVAPALLPHHHHHHNDAVLSSSDLHHLSNNSSNNPATALGVGVGVGVIPLLTATPCLDQENILTGRARTAASGGTTGGGIQFWQEQQPHHHQYLKKQGFIDHNIGANLVPGGGSGSGSGDGGASNSGGGTTTCQDCGNQAKKDCAHRRCRTCCKSRGFDCPTHVKSTWVPAARRRERQLITGTTPSTAAAVAGSSGSTSGAKKPRLISSQTTTNSHTSTSNTTPPRSFDTSSSHQDASFKEKLPGQIRAPAVFKCVRVTSVDDEQDEYAYQAVVKIGGRVFKGFLYDQGHQNHSNRDSNNSNNNVYPNLSELHLGGGGGGGSGGGGRNGVSSSSPMLDPSDVYAASGGGSGGVGGLLGGSTYGNPIN; encoded by the exons ATGTGGCCTTCCAGGTCCCTCAACTACGGCCTCGCGCCTCCCGACATGCCTCCAGGAATGGTTGGACTCCGCGACGTCTTCGTCGTCGCTCCGGCC CTCCTTccacaccaccaccaccaccacaacgATGCCGTCTTGTCCTCCTCCGATCTTCACCATCTCAGCAACAATTCCTCCAACAATCCCGCAACTGCACTCGGCGTTGGAGTTGGAGTCGGTGTCATCCCTCTCCTCACCGCAACGCCGTGTCTCGATCAGGAAAATATTCTCACCGGAAGAGCCAGAACCGCCGCCTCTGGAGGTACTACCGGCGGCGGAATTCAATTCTGGCAGGAACAACAACCGCATCATCATCAGTACCTGAAGAAGCAGGGTTTTATAGACCACAATATCGGAGCCAATTTGGTTCCCGGTGGAGGCAGCGGAAGCGGCAGCGGCGATGGCGGTGCTTCCAACAGCGGCGGTGGAACAACCACGTGTCAAGATTGCGGGAACCAAGCGAAGAAGGATTGTGCACATAGGAGGTGCAGAACTTGCTGCAAGAGTAGGGGTTTTGATTGCCCTACTCATGTGAAGAGCACGTGGGTTCCAGCTGCGCGCCGGAGGGAGCGCCAGCTCATCACTGGCACGACTCCGTCGACGGCCGCTGCGGTTGCCGGTTCCAGCGGTTCAACTTCCGGCGCCAAGAAACCTCGGTTGATTTCTTCACAGACAACAACAAATTCTCACACTTCAACTTCCAACACCACTCCTCCTAGAAGCTTCGACACTTCTTCTAGCCATCAag ATGCGAGTTTCAAGGAGAAATTGCCTGGTCAAATAAGAGCACCAGCAGTGTTCAAGTGTGTGAGAGTCACGTCAGTGGACGATGAACAAGATGAGTATGCATATCAAGCCGTTGTGAAGATCGGTGGCCGTGTCTTCAAAGGCTTTCTCTATGATCAAGGCCATCAGAATCATAGTAATAGAGATAgcaataatagtaataataatgtGTATCCTAATCTTTCTGAGCTCCATTTAGGTGGTGGCGGCGGTGGTGGCAGCGGCGGTGGTGGTAGAAATGGGGTTTCATCATCCTCCCCAATGCTTGATCCTTCTGATGTTTATGCAGCTTCAGGTGGTGGTAGTGGTGGTGTTGGGGGGTTACTGGGAGGTTCAACCTATGGTAATCCAAtaaattga